The genomic interval CACCTCGGCGAGGGAGCCCGGTCGCACCTGTGATGAtgttagttacttatttcAGAGACAAGATGTCGGCAGCAGAATAAGAGGAGCGACTTACAATTCCTATGAGTTCGTACAACATCTTGATATCGACATTGACGCTATACTGGGGATGATTCGAGGTTCGGAAGAAGCTCCAATTGACGATTGCCAAATTATTTCGGGAGTTCATGCGCCACAAAGTGGAATTTTCCGAAATGTGGCTGGCGCTGGGATCTCAAGGAAATGTGGGGGTGCAAAGGAAGCTCCAGCCACGGCCGTGTGGCGGGTGATTAGGTTGGTCATTAGCACTGTCCCCGCGGACGGGCCGGCCAATCCAGGTGACGGAAATGTCAGCACTGGGTCTCTCGATGGGGTTTACGCTTCAACTCAGCTATGATTGAGAAATGATTACCTAGGCCTCGTTGGGAGCATGATTACTTTTTAACACGTCCTCTTCAACCAGAAGCCAAGCTAGTCTTACACTGCACTCTTACACAGCCAACCCACTGATGTTGTAACACCGTCAGATACGTGATTGTACAGAACCATTTTCATTGTGGCCACTTAGATCTGGCTCTTGCTCGTCGCACGCCAGAGACGCCAAGGCAGTTTCCAGCTCGCCTTCACCGTCCAAGGGTCAAAGTTGGTCCCCTCGAGATTCGTGAGGTACTCTTGCGCCGGCACAGCCTCAAGCAGCACTCCGAACCCTCGTCGAAGGTCCCGCTGCGTGTCATCCTCTTCCGGCTCGTACACGTGCTCCGCCTCTCCCTGGTGCTCAAACTCGTGACCGGCGTCCTGCCCAGCCTTGAGGTTCTTGAGCATCTCCCGCGCCGTAATGAGGTGGTCGTTTGCCCGCGTAGCCACCTTGAACACGGCGTCCTGGAAGCCCTCTACCTGCGGGCCGTATCGGAAGACATCCTCCTCCCGCAGGTTGACCTCCGCCATGACATCTAGCGGGAGGAGAAGCGCGGGATCCTGTCGTCCGCCGCCCGGTCCGGCATGGGATTTCGcgggctgctgctgcggcgcCGCCAGCACGGGGATCCCGCGCAAGGCGGCCACGATGCCGCACGCCTTGCCAATGTGACTCGCCAGGTGATCCACCTGCATGGAGCGGAGCGGCATCGATGCTAGCGTGGCGTACATGAGCGTCGAGTACGTGTTCTCGGCGTACTCCTCCAGCGCGGCCAGCGACGCATACGGTCTATTGTCCATGTGTTTCGCCCGTGTCTTGACGAGCCGCTGCACCCAGAACTTGATGGAGCTCGCTGTGGCGTTGCCTGGCGAGCGCGCGCGCAGGTCCTGCAGCGCCTGGTGGAGGAGCACGCATATCGGTTCGGCCGGGGGGGCGCCGGCAAAGGTCTTGTCGATGGAATCGCGCCAGAACTGCATGCGCATCTGACCGATGGTCGGGTTGGAGACGAGCTCGGGGAGGCGGACTAGTTCGAGGTTGAGGCTGCGGAGGGCGAGGTAGGTGTCTGTTGCGCGCGCCGGGACGAGGCGGCTTATTATATGCGCATCGTAGTCGCTGTGTCTTTTTGGGAAAGTCAGAATCTTTTGGAACGGTCAAGATCCACCTCTTGGTTCGGGGGATGGGATGCGGTCGTACTGCAGCTGCGATTGGCAGTATTTCCTCGCCTTGACGACGTCTGCGTCTGTGACAATGCCCCTTGTGCCCTGTGGAGGGGTCTGGACGAGCCTTCTCAGGCCATGGCCGGCGATCCGTGTTGTGCGATTCATTCAGGAAAAGACGCTGGTGTGATGCGCCATGTCGGTGCTGCTTCTGAAATTCGCGAGTTGCAGCTGGATGGAAAGCTGTGGGGCCGTCTTCTTTGTCCACTGCTGCTGCTACACTGTGCAAGTGCACTAAAACTCCGAGGTCGAACTTTGTGGTTGCGGGTAATGACGTCTTTGCCGGGGTGTCTCTTAATTGACTTACCTCAGTAGACACGCAGTCACATGACGACCCGACGCGCCCCGTCGCGCTGACTGATTCGCCTCGCGTCTTCCGTACCCAGGTCCCTTGCCCAGGTAACTTTTTGTGGCGGTTCGTCTCGTTCAGTGTCAGTGGCACACCACCCAATACGACCCGCCATCGTGGAAACCTTCATGGCGGCAGCCTGAACAGCTATGGAATACCCACAGTCTCCTGAACCCCCGGCGAAGAGGAGACGCTTCTTTGCCGCCTCGGACGACGATGTGTTGAGCCATCAGTCCAGCCCGGTGTTACCTACCCCACCAACGCAACCGAAGCAGCGATTTTTCCAAGATGTCGACGATCAATCGCCCCAGATCAAGAGCGAGGATGCTGAGCCCCCGTCTTCGCCCTCGAAACCACGCGGACCGCTTGTAGAACAGCCAGTCGACGATGCCTCCAACCGATCCGGCCCGTCTTCAAATATGCAGCGCGAAGAGTCCGCCATGACCTTCGACCAGGAAACCTTTGAGAGCTTCATAGGAGACAAGGTTACGGCGGAGGTGCTGgatataattcgggatagcTGCGACAATAACCTCGAGCGAGCCGTCAATATGTACTTTGATGGCACGTGGAAGAACCTCAAGAAGAAATCTCCGGCTCTGAATGCCATTTCTCGACCGCCACCAGCCGCGGCCAACACCATAAAGCAAGATATTCCCATGGAGGATGCACCAAAGCCCGCGATCAGACGAACCATGCCCGAGGCAAGATATATAGGCTCCCTCGGTGTTGAGGGCTGGGCGACACGGAGCGGGGCAAATCTGCTTAACCACGGCGATGTAGTCAGGATTGAGCGGCAAAAAATCCAACCGCCAAAGTCCAAGTTACATACGAAGTTCGGCGTCGCAAACGCTCCGCCGCGTGGCCCAGCTGCAGGTTCAAAGCGAAACGACGTCCTAGTGCGGTTCACAAGCAGCAGCGGGTCCGAGATTGGCAGGTTGGAGAAAGAAACAGCCGAATGGGTCTCAACGTTGATGGACCAGCAGATATGCAAGTTTGAGGGTACCTGCGTATATGCCCCTGAGCGTCTCCGAACGAACGACACCGTTTTCATCCAGCTGAAGTGTCATTTGCTTGCCTCAGCATTCCATCGGCCTGGGTTCAAGGTATCAGAAAACAGGGCGACCAATTTCTTCGAGGAGAAAGAATCGACCGAGGAGAAGGAGCTGCGTCTTAGGCAAGTGGCGTTAGTGAAGCTCTTCTCCGAGATCAATCTTGAACCTACGCGAGCCAATGCCACAGCGTCCAAACACCAACGGCAAGGCTTGCTGCAGGCTGCAGAGATGGATGAGAAAAAGGAGAAAGACACTGCCAAGACAACCGATCGAGCACCCGGGTCTTCGCCCCCTTCAGACGAGCAAGAGGAGGGTGAAGAGCTGGAGCAAGACCAGCTTGATGCCCTTTACCGCAAGGCCCAATCATTTGACTTTAACACACCCGAAGCGGAACCTGCCGATACCTTTGCTATGAACCTGAGACCCTACCAGAAGCAAGCGTTGCACTGGATGATGACCAAGGAAAAGGACCAGAAGAGCAACAGGGAGCCAAGCATGCACCCTCTGTGGGAGGAATACACATGGCCACTCAAGGATACGGACGAAAAGGAGCTTCCTCAGGTTCACGACCAGCAGCATTTCTACGTCAACCCATACTCGGGAGACCTTTCTCTCGATTTTCCTGTTCAAGAGCAAAACTGCCTCGGTGGTATCCTAGCCGATGAGATGGGTCTCGGCAAGACCATCCAGATGCTCAGTCTAGTCCACACCCACCGCTCTGACGTCGCGCGGCAAGCCAAGGCGATGGGTAGTGTTCCTACGTCCGTCAATGAGCTTCCAAGGCTTGCCTCCAACTCATCTAGCATGCTAGATGCGCCTTGTACAACACTCGTCGTGGCACCAATGTCATTGTTGGCGCAGTGGCATAGTGAAGCTGAGAAGGCCTCAAAAGAAGGCACTCTCAAGGCCATCGTGTACTATGGCAACGAAAAGGCCAATAATCTTCAGGCCTTATGTTGTGCCGCGAGCGCAGCGTCTGCGCCTGATGTGGTTATTACCAGCTACGGTGTGGTGTTGTCAGAGTTCAACCAAGTTGCGGCTAAAAAGGGTGACAAGTCGTCTCATACCGGACTGTTCTCGCTCAACTTTTTCCGCGTCATTCTGGATGAGGGCCATCACATCAAGAACCGACAGTCAAAAACTGCCAAAGCGTGTTACGAAATATCTGCCGAACACAGATGGGTGTTGACTGGAACGCCAATCGTCAACAAGCTGGAGGATCTGTTCAGTCTGGTTCGCTTCCTTCGTGTGGAGCCTTGGAACAACTTTTCGTTCTGGAAGACTTTCATCACTGTCCCTTTCGAGTCCAAGGACTTTATGAGGGCACTTGACGTGGTGCAGACTGTGTTGGAGCCTCTAGTTCTCAGGCGTACCAAAGACATGAAGACGCCTGAGGGCGAGCCGTAAGTGAATGCACCCTGGATTGTCACACCTTAGCTAACCCTTGGAAGACTGGTACCCCTTCCACCGAAACATGTTGAAATCATTGATGTCGAGCTCAGTCAGACCGAACGAGAGATTTACGACTACATCTTTACGAGAGCCAAGCAATCGTTCAGAGAGAATGTTGAAGCAGGCACGGTGATGAAAGCGTTTACTAGCATTTTTGCCCACATTTTGCGCCTACGACAGTCTTGTTGCCACCCGGTTCTGGTACGAAACAAGGAGCTCGTCGCGGACGAGGTAGAAGCTGGAGCTGCAGCTGACATGGCTGCCGGTCTTGCGGACGACATGGACCTAGGTTCCCTGATTGAACATTTCACAGCAGCTATATCCGAAACGGAGTCTAACACAGCTGCTTTTGGAGCCCATATCCTCGGCCAGATCCGCGACGAAGCCGAGAGCGAGTGTCCGATCTGCGCCGAAGAGCCCATGGTCGAGCAGACGGTAACTGGATGTTGGCACTCTGCTTGTAAGAAGTGCCTTCTGGACTACATGAAGCACCAAACAGATCGGCATAAGGTGCCGACCTGCCCCAACTGTCGAGCCGAGATCAACTATCGCGACCTATTCGAGGTTGTTCGCCACGACGACGACCCGGACGTGTTCAAGAAATCCAAGATTAGTCTACAGCGCTTGGGTGTGAATAACTCCTCGGCCAAGGTCGTGACTTTGATTAAGGCCCTGCGTGACCTGAGAAGGGAGCAGCCGCGGGTCAAGTCTGTTGTCTTCAGCCAATTTACATCGTTCTTGACACTGATTGAGCCGGCTTTGGCACGGGCGAATATCAAGTTCCTTCGCCTCGACGGATCCATGGCGCAGAAGGCTCGCGCGGCGGTCCTGACTGAGTTCCAAGAGTCAAAGACATTCACCGTGCTGCTCATCAGTCTTCGTGCTGGTGGCGTGGGGCTGAACTTGACGTCTGCGAAGAGAGTGTATATGATGGATCCTTGGTGGAGTTTCGCGGTTGAGGCTCAGGCGATTGATCGTGTGCATCGCATGGGCCAAGACGAGGAGGTTAAGGTCTACCGCTTCATCGTCAAGGGGAGCGTGGAGGAAAGGATGCTTCGGGTACAGGACCGGAAGAAGTTTATGTGAGTTGACCAATCCGGTGTGCTGGATGACCGAGTATTTGCTGACTTGATACCCTTAGTGCTACTTCTTTAGGAATGATGAGcgacgaggagaagaagcttgCGCGGATCGAGGACATCAAGGAGCTGCTCAGCTAAGGGGAAAGCCTCACGTAATGGTTCTCATGGCTGGCATATGTGCATTTACAAGGCGTCGCTGGGGGAAAGTGCCTGGGATGGCATGATCAATGATAAACATAGTGTCCCTAGTGCTAGGCACCGGTGGAAGAGGCGGTCCAGCCCGAACTTGCCGGTAACACGGCGCAATTATTTTCAAATGGACACATTCAAACCACTCTCATGTATCGGTGAATGAAGGGTATGCAGAAGTGTCAAGTATTATGCTAGGTTTGACGTCTCAGAACGGCCTATGAGCGAGCATGACATTACTCTCAGTGTAGCACCGAAGCACTTGCCCAGAGGATGAGGTCTTGAGGATGAGGTCTTGATGATGATGGAGATTTTGGACAACGCGATATGAAGTTAATTATTCATGATAGTCGTTTCCAAATTGAAGAAGCGTACGCAGTTTCACCTCCAGCTGACCATCGCGTATGGCTGTTCCTTCACATACCTACGCGGTAAGGCCGAAAGCACAAATATTCGGAGCTTCAATATCCACCAAAGACCTCTTGGACTTTGGAAGCAAACCACGAATAAACACAGGATCATCCAAAAGTTCACATGCAATTTCTCTCAGGCAGCGAAACAACTTTTCCGACGATAACCCGCTTTTCCCCGGGTTGCCTCACACGCTGCGCCTAGTCTGTGACTCTGTCGCTGTCACCTCACTCGCTCATTTAGTCACCACCAACAAAACAATCAATCACACTGCCCAAAAACAAAAGACAACTGAGCCACGCTGAATCCGCACCAGACCGCGGGTCATTTCGAAAACAGAAAAAGTCATTTTACTCTCTGCCTGTGCAGAGTTGGAAAGAGCGACCGACTGACTACTTAATACTCACCAGCTCTCTTCAGCGCCTGAGTGCTACTGTCTCACTTGCACACAGGCAGACGGACACTCAATCACATGAGAAAACACCATCACCACATGACCAATAACCACCCGCACGACTCGCCGTGCCACCAACGACCAAGCTAAGAAGCTTTAACCCGCAAGCTACTGAATTGGAAAAATAAAGTCGAAGAGGGCCtcagaaaagaagaagaagagcgatTCATTTCCTCTTTTCTCACTTTTTCCTTTTCATTCTTTTGCACCCTTACTATCCGAGAGTGATTCACTTACACCACTGAGCGCTCACTCTTTACACCTTTCACATTCGTTCAACTCACATTTTACCACATTCGCACAACCAGCACAAGGAAACCCAATGCATCCCGACCCCCCGTGGTCATGGATGGCTTACTACGCACACTAACACGCTCCCGCAACACCGCGCCGTCCCCGAACCGCGGCAGCCGCAATCGCAACCGACACAGCGGCGGGggcggaggcggaggcggcAATAATCACGGCCAAATCGAAATCATTATCGAAACTCTCGCTCGAGGACTCGTCGAATATGCAGTACAAAAGTACATGAAGAAGctgagcggcggcggcgacgaagACAAGAATGGAGGAGGACACAGAAACGACCGGCGCCTTAGCACACGCAACACCCATGGCCACGACGAAGACGAGCGCGCTAGAGGCGGCGTTCCGAACATGGACATGGAGATGCTGGAGCACCTGGGCAAGAACATCCTTTCCAAAGCTATGGAGCGCTTCGGTGGCGGTGGAGGGGAGGACGATGAAGAGGAAGACGCGAGACGGAGACATGGCAAGGGACGAAGAGGCAGCCGAGACCGCGGTTCATACTCTCGTGGACATTCGCAAGATCGCTCTCACGGGAGACGACACGGCAGTGGTGGCAAAGACGATGACCGTGACCGGAGAAGACGCCACAGCCGCGACGACGGGTACCCTTCACACGCACCCGGCTCGCCCTCCTCGCCGTCAAGACACCATCGCGGCGATGACGAtacccaccgccgccgccgacgcgGATACGGGACCGACTATGCGCCGCTGAAAGAGGAGATGGAGACGTTATCCAACACGCTCATCTCTTTGAACGAGCGACAGCCCGGACACGCCGACTGCGAGTTTTACGATGCGTTTATGGAGCGCTCGGGCAAGGTGCAAGAGGCTATAGGGTCTGTTTTGGTGCAGATTCGGGAGAGGGAGGAGAGGAGGGAGGAAAGGCGCGGTCGGCGGAGGGGTTGAGGGGGAGGTTTGTATGTTGTGTTTTCCTCAGAGCAAGTGCGTATATGAGATACCCAGTTTCTCTTTTCCGTACATAGATTGATGAGCGATGATTTCGACGACGGCTTGGAATGGCAATACTCAGTAGCACGGAGGCAATACCCGGATTTCTCTTGACTTTGAATTTTCGGCAGCGGTGTGGTCGAAGGGGTGGATGGACGGCTAAATGTGTGGTTTGTAGGATAATGTAGAATCTAGAATAGTTGCACCCTCCCTCCCGTCCCGTCTTATTTGCTACCTGAGCTGCCGCAAGCACGTGTTTGGGATGCAGAGGTCGCAGAGTCAGCAATGACGAGCTTGTATCGTAGACGCAAACGCAAACATGGCTGGGTACCGAGCGTGCGGTGGCTTGATGAGAGTGCTACGTTGTACTGCCTCATTCGATTGTTTGGAATATACTTTCTGGGGATCGTGAAGATGTGCCTGAAACAACCACTTTTCGAGACTGCGTGAAGAGATAGATTGTCGCGACCGGTTGTCGTGGGTTTACCGCTTGCTTCGCTATTTCCAAGTGTCTCATTGTTCCTCCTGAAGATATAGCTTGGAGCAAACTGGCTTTTGTAGATCAACGATGCTAACAACCTTGGAAGAGGTCAAAAATGATTCATACAACTATCGTCACCTCTCCCTCTGAGATGAATGGGGAAAACGAAATAGTCATGGCGATGCTAGAACAGCGAACAAGCCGATGACTAGAACACGAGAAACGGCACAAACCAGCTGAGGCCAGACCTCGGCCGCCCCTAACATGGCGCCAATACCAATATCCCCAGTCCCGGCAAGTCATTTGGTGCGTCGTGGCGAGGAAGGCAGAATAGCAGGAATGCTCATCGGCTGTCTCGTCGGAGGCCTGGCTGCCGTGAGCCTCATATACTTCTGCTTCAACTGCGTTTTCTCTCCCAAGCCGCGGAAAAAGATGGACCATCAAGTACAGCATATCCACCCTCACAAGCCTCCTATACATAAATCTCATATCCATCACGTACATTCGAAGCCTAAAATGGATGCCCACGTACATTCTGCCCGTCACCCGCACGTCCATGGGTGGACGCATCgtcatcaccaccaccatcataAACACGGCCATCAGCATCACCATGCCAAACGAAAGGCGAAGCCCAAGAAGACTTGCAAGAAAGCAAAGCGGAAGGTCAAGGTCAAGTCTAACCGCAGGAGTAAACATTCTTCGCAGCCTCGAGAGCCTACGATACGATTCATGCCTACGCCTCCCATGACGGCTATGCCCATGCATCCAGCTCCGGTAGCTGGTATGGGAATGGGAATGGGAATGGGCATGGTTCCCGGTATGGACTTGCCGCTGGGCGACGGCTTCATCGACTACGGGCCGGCGCCTGGCCAGGACATGGGATTAGAAATGGGATGGGGCGTAGACCCCAACTTCCGGCTGGAGCAGTTCGCTATGGAAGACGATATACATGGTGACAGGGAGGTGACTTGTAACGAGTGCTGCTACTCGTTCTTTGATTCTTTGTGCGGTATCCCGCCGGAAGCTCGAGATCTGAGAAGGGAGGCCGCTGGTAATGGAGCTGCGATTGTGAATGACAATGAGATGGAGGCTGTGTAATTGTATAGTGATGAAGCCGGTCTCCCGAGGGAGGCGTGTTGGGAGGTTCGACCCTTCTGAGCAAGAAGGCGAGTGTTCCAAATACTGGTTGGAGGTTCAAAGGCACGACCAATGTTCATATAGAACCAAGAGATACATAAGTCGAGCTGCTTTAGACACAGACCAAAACAACAATCATCGATTCAAGATTATACACACCGCAAACGTACAACACTGCTGGGTTCGATAGGAAAGATAGTGGCGCCTGGGTTCGCCTTGGAAATTTCATTCGCCAACTCCCGCTCCGGACAAATGTCAAATTCTGCATAATACAACTCACGTCAGGTCATGGAATCCTTCTTTCATGTCAGTTTGTTGAAGCTTTATAGTGAAGGACACAATGTACCTGAGACTTTCTTTTACAAGCCCTCTCCCTAGTATTGAATCTCGCCCGGGGTGAGGGTGTAACGCCCACCCAAGACTACTTCTCAGCTGGGGCATCAGCTGGGGCATCAG from Colletotrichum lupini chromosome 2, complete sequence carries:
- a CDS encoding SNF2 family domain-containing protein encodes the protein MEYPQSPEPPAKRRRFFAASDDDVLSHQSSPVLPTPPTQPKQRFFQDVDDQSPQIKSEDAEPPSSPSKPRGPLVEQPVDDASNRSGPSSNMQREESAMTFDQETFESFIGDKVTAEVLDIIRDSCDNNLERAVNMYFDGTWKNLKKKSPALNAISRPPPAAANTIKQDIPMEDAPKPAIRRTMPEARYIGSLGVEGWATRSGANLLNHGDVVRIERQKIQPPKSKLHTKFGVANAPPRGPAAGSKRNDVLVRFTSSSGSEIGRLEKETAEWVSTLMDQQICKFEGTCVYAPERLRTNDTVFIQLKCHLLASAFHRPGFKVSENRATNFFEEKESTEEKELRLRQVALVKLFSEINLEPTRANATASKHQRQGLLQAAEMDEKKEKDTAKTTDRAPGSSPPSDEQEEGEELEQDQLDALYRKAQSFDFNTPEAEPADTFAMNLRPYQKQALHWMMTKEKDQKSNREPSMHPLWEEYTWPLKDTDEKELPQVHDQQHFYVNPYSGDLSLDFPVQEQNCLGGILADEMGLGKTIQMLSLVHTHRSDVARQAKAMGSVPTSVNELPRLASNSSSMLDAPCTTLVVAPMSLLAQWHSEAEKASKEGTLKAIVYYGNEKANNLQALCCAASAASAPDVVITSYGVVLSEFNQVAAKKGDKSSHTGLFSLNFFRVILDEGHHIKNRQSKTAKACYEISAEHRWVLTGTPIVNKLEDLFSLVRFLRVEPWNNFSFWKTFITVPFESKDFMRALDVVQTVLEPLVLRRTKDMKTPEGEPLVPLPPKHVEIIDVELSQTEREIYDYIFTRAKQSFRENVEAGTVMKAFTSIFAHILRLRQSCCHPVLVRNKELVADEVEAGAAADMAAGLADDMDLGSLIEHFTAAISETESNTAAFGAHILGQIRDEAESECPICAEEPMVEQTVTGCWHSACKKCLLDYMKHQTDRHKVPTCPNCRAEINYRDLFEVVRHDDDPDVFKKSKISLQRLGVNNSSAKVVTLIKALRDLRREQPRVKSVVFSQFTSFLTLIEPALARANIKFLRLDGSMAQKARAAVLTEFQESKTFTVLLISLRAGGVGLNLTSAKRVYMMDPWWSFAVEAQAIDRVHRMGQDEEVKVYRFIVKGSVEERMLRVQDRKKFIATSLGMMSDEEKKLARIEDIKELLS
- a CDS encoding squalene/phytoene synthase, producing the protein MNRTTRIAGHGLRRLVQTPPQGTRGIVTDADVVKARKYCQSQLQHSDYDAHIISRLVPARATDTYLALRSLNLELVRLPELVSNPTIGQMRMQFWRDSIDKTFAGAPPAEPICVLLHQALQDLRARSPGNATASSIKFWVQRLVKTRAKHMDNRPYASLAALEEYAENTYSTLMYATLASMPLRSMQVDHLASHIGKACGIVAALRGIPVLAAPQQQPAKSHAGPGGGRQDPALLLPLDVMAEVNLREEDVFRYGPQVEGFQDAVFKVATRANDHLITAREMLKNLKAGQDAGHEFEHQGEAEHVYEPEEDDTQRDLRRGFGVLLEAVPAQEYLTNLEGTNFDPWTVKASWKLPWRLWRATSKSQI